The following are encoded in a window of Haliotis asinina isolate JCU_RB_2024 chromosome 14, JCU_Hal_asi_v2, whole genome shotgun sequence genomic DNA:
- the LOC137261081 gene encoding uncharacterized protein isoform X1: MTPGLSALLWACLVIHVSGKGNTCTNLDNVPHVERSVQLQGSAFLVLQTEGVMTCAVHCLNRKRCRSINFSIQSGMCQLTEDAATSQLVNNSSFVFSDISTWPQRLVGVCAYHDCSQFDVCKVTANWSVQGLCTLDDKVRRPTSCADVKLCTGSKEDGEYWIFLEQFGGAPRRLFCHRMNETAPKTFLTLSTPNVGVEPNIRNHKCRGEYFQGQRKEAAYRKIRLDETTLAVDIEDATFADIVGEPLRYGQAQDCYSEHGNGVLSACGLKGYFYIDLRHTGFVVSEKQQWKTHGWLPLALVNRTEGGAVVNVHCGGFCGGCSPDGDQLLLDLNESEDIPQPNATLRTDGHTLEESTDNRKSTYRPEERQVRELKGRTGQVIHV, encoded by the exons ATGACACCTGGATTATCCGCCCTGTTGTGGGCGTGTCTAGTCATACATGTGTCCGGTAAAGGCAACACGTGTACCAACTTGGACAATGTCCCCCACGTGGAAAGGTCCGTCCAGCTCCAGGGATCGGCATTCTTGGTCCTGCAGACGGAAGGTGTCATGACATGCGCCGTTCACTGCTTGAACCGGAAGAGATGCAGATCCATCAACTTTAGCATCCAGTCCGGTATGTGTCAACTAACCGAAGATGCTGCAACGAGTCAACTCGTCAACAATTCGTCCTTTGTGTTCTCAGATATCAGCACTTGGCCACAG AGACTGGTTGGAGTTTGTGCCTATCATGACTGTTCACAGTTTGACGTTTGTAAGGTCACAGCTAACTGGTCAGTGCAAGGCCTTTGTACTTTAGATgacaaag TACGTCGCCCGACGTCGTGCGCAGACGTAAAACTTTGTACCGGAAGTAAAGAAGATGGTGAATACTGGATATTTCTTGAACAGTTTGGTGGCGCCCCTAGGCGGTTGTTTTGTCATAGAATGAACGAGACTGCGCCCAAGACGTTCCTGACTTTGTCAACGCCGAATGTTGGCGTGGAACCGAACATCAGGAATCATAAGTGTAGAGGAGAGTACTTTCAAGGCCAACGTAAAGAAGCGGCGTACCGTAAAATAAGATTGGACGAAACA ACTTTGGCCGTTGACATAGAGGACGCAACTTTTGCCGACATTGTCGGCGAACCTCTCCGCTACGGCCAGGCTCAAGATTGTTACTCGGAGCATGGTAATGGTGTCCTCAGCGCGTGCGGCCTCAAGGGTTATTTCTACATTGACCTCAGGCACACTGGATTTGTCGTcagtgaaaag CAACAATGGAAAACACATGGCTGGCTCCCATTGGCGCTTGTGAACAGGACAGAAGGAGGCGCTGTGGTGAACGTCCACTGTGGGGGGTTCTGTGGGGGTTGCTCTCCCGATGGAGATCAGCTTCTCCTTGACCTCAACGAGTCGGAAG ATATTCCTCAACCGAATGCTACGCTG CGGACAGACGGGCATACGCTAGAAGAGTCGACAGACAACAGGAAGAGCACCTACAGACCAGAAGAAAGGCAAGTCAGGGAATTGAAGGGACGAACTGGCCAGGTAATCCACGTGTAG
- the LOC137261081 gene encoding uncharacterized protein isoform X2, protein MTPGLSALLWACLVIHVSGKGNTCTNLDNVPHVERSVQLQGSAFLVLQTEGVMTCAVHCLNRKRCRSINFSIQSGMCQLTEDAATSQLVNNSSFVFSDISTWPQRLVGVCAYHDCSQFDVCKVTANWSVQGLCTLDDKVRRPTSCADVKLCTGSKEDGEYWIFLEQFGGAPRRLFCHRMNETAPKTFLTLSTPNVGVEPNIRNHKCRGEYFQGQRKEAAYRKIRLDETTLAVDIEDATFADIVGEPLRYGQAQDCYSEHGNGVLSACGLKGYFYIDLRHTGFVVSEKQQWKTHGWLPLALVNRTEGGAVVNVHCGGFCGGCSPDGDQLLLDLNESEDIPQPNATLVRCV, encoded by the exons ATGACACCTGGATTATCCGCCCTGTTGTGGGCGTGTCTAGTCATACATGTGTCCGGTAAAGGCAACACGTGTACCAACTTGGACAATGTCCCCCACGTGGAAAGGTCCGTCCAGCTCCAGGGATCGGCATTCTTGGTCCTGCAGACGGAAGGTGTCATGACATGCGCCGTTCACTGCTTGAACCGGAAGAGATGCAGATCCATCAACTTTAGCATCCAGTCCGGTATGTGTCAACTAACCGAAGATGCTGCAACGAGTCAACTCGTCAACAATTCGTCCTTTGTGTTCTCAGATATCAGCACTTGGCCACAG AGACTGGTTGGAGTTTGTGCCTATCATGACTGTTCACAGTTTGACGTTTGTAAGGTCACAGCTAACTGGTCAGTGCAAGGCCTTTGTACTTTAGATgacaaag TACGTCGCCCGACGTCGTGCGCAGACGTAAAACTTTGTACCGGAAGTAAAGAAGATGGTGAATACTGGATATTTCTTGAACAGTTTGGTGGCGCCCCTAGGCGGTTGTTTTGTCATAGAATGAACGAGACTGCGCCCAAGACGTTCCTGACTTTGTCAACGCCGAATGTTGGCGTGGAACCGAACATCAGGAATCATAAGTGTAGAGGAGAGTACTTTCAAGGCCAACGTAAAGAAGCGGCGTACCGTAAAATAAGATTGGACGAAACA ACTTTGGCCGTTGACATAGAGGACGCAACTTTTGCCGACATTGTCGGCGAACCTCTCCGCTACGGCCAGGCTCAAGATTGTTACTCGGAGCATGGTAATGGTGTCCTCAGCGCGTGCGGCCTCAAGGGTTATTTCTACATTGACCTCAGGCACACTGGATTTGTCGTcagtgaaaag CAACAATGGAAAACACATGGCTGGCTCCCATTGGCGCTTGTGAACAGGACAGAAGGAGGCGCTGTGGTGAACGTCCACTGTGGGGGGTTCTGTGGGGGTTGCTCTCCCGATGGAGATCAGCTTCTCCTTGACCTCAACGAGTCGGAAG ATATTCCTCAACCGAATGCTACGCTGGTGAGATGCGTCTGA